The Bacteroidota bacterium genome contains the following window.
CGCAGAATTGTTTTTCAGATCATTGTTGCGAAATCCATCCTGTCCCGATGTGGTGCCGTTGAGGTAGCGCAGTCTCCAGCCAACGTCAAACAGATTGGTTTCATTCTGCATGTAGTATTTTCCAAAGGTGAAGCCCCAGCCCGCGTGAGCGATATCCTTTACATCGCTTTGTTCGTAGGTGCCTCCTATGTTTAATCCGAAGAAGGGGCGGTTGTAGCGCTTCTTGATTTGCGCCTGTGAAGAAATGAAAATGAAAAAGGATAAGAAGAGAAGTAACTGTTTTTTCATCCGTTGAGAATTTTAGTTGGATTATACATCAATCATGCCAGTTGCTACCTTTGTATAAGCAGGTCAAATATAATTCATTTTCAGGGATGAGGATTTTGTTGAAGTTTATTTTGATAATAAGTTTTTCAGGAAAACTTTTTTCACAGGACACGGTTCGGTTCTTTGCCCCTTCTCCCGAATTCAATAAAAAGAGATTTGCTTCTGCCGTATGCGTGCAGGGAACCGGCTATGGCGGCTCGCTTGCCCTGCTGAGCAGCGCCTGGTATAAAAATTACAATCAAACCTCGTTTCATTTTTTTGACGACAGCAAAGAGTGGCTTCAGATGGATAAGGCAGGGCATTTCGTTACCTCTTGGTATCTGGGCAGAATGGGAATTGACATGATGCAATGGAGCGGAGCGAATAATAAAAAATCTATTCTGTATGGCTGCGCGGGAAGCTTTCTTTACCTGACAGGATTAGAAATGCTTGACGGTTTCTCGGATGGATGGGGATTTTCATGGAGCGATTTTTCTGCCAACACGCTCGGCACCGGATTCATCATCACACAAAAGATGTTGCAAAGCAGCACGGTGGTTTCCCCATTGAAAAGGGGGGCAGGGGGGATTTCTCTCAAATATTCTTTTCATCAAACCGGTTTTCCACAATACCGCCCTTCGCTGCTCGGAAAAAGTTTAAGCGAACAGTTGGTGAAAGATTATAACGGGCAAACGTATTGGCTTTCATTGAATATTTCCTCTTTCGCCCCCGCCCTTTTTCCCTCCCCCGGAGGGGGAGGCACAGGCTTGCCCCAATCGGAGCATCGGGGGAAAGGGCACTTTCCTAAGTGGCTGAACATTGCTTTTGGCTATGGCGCTGAGGGCATGACAGGCGGCAGTTCCAACCCTTTGTTTGTGGATGATAAAGGAAACCAAATCACCTTTGAGAGATACCGCCAGTATTATCTTTCGCTGGATATTGATTTAACGCGCATCAAAACTAAATCACATTTCATTAAGGCGCTTGCTGAAACCTTTTCTTTCATAAAAATTCCTGCGCCTGCGCTGGAGTGGAGTAAAAAGGGCATGACGTTTCACCCGCTGTATTATTGACTTTTTTGATTTATCAACAGCTTTTTTCTTTTTCAAAAATTAAAAGTTAATTTCTTTTTTCAATTTTTCATAGTAGCAACGCCCGTGCGGTGTATTTATTCATTGAGTTGAAAAATTATTTTTCGGCACGCTTCGCCAAGAAACATGGCACCTGTTTTGTACTACCCTCCTCATAAAACAAAACACAAGCCCTAACCCTAAAGGGGATAAAGGCAAACAACAAATAGAAAACTAAAAAATAATAAAAACTAAATCCCTTCACCCTTTAGGGCAGGGGCAAAACCCAAAACAACATGTTATACTTATTAATCATTCCGACCACACCCGA
Protein-coding sequences here:
- a CDS encoding DUF2279 domain-containing protein: MIISFSGKLFSQDTVRFFAPSPEFNKKRFASAVCVQGTGYGGSLALLSSAWYKNYNQTSFHFFDDSKEWLQMDKAGHFVTSWYLGRMGIDMMQWSGANNKKSILYGCAGSFLYLTGLEMLDGFSDGWGFSWSDFSANTLGTGFIITQKMLQSSTVVSPLKRGAGGISLKYSFHQTGFPQYRPSLLGKSLSEQLVKDYNGQTYWLSLNISSFAPALFPSPGGGGTGLPQSEHRGKGHFPKWLNIAFGYGAEGMTGGSSNPLFVDDKGNQITFERYRQYYLSLDIDLTRIKTKSHFIKALAETFSFIKIPAPALEWSKKGMTFHPLYY